The Equus quagga isolate Etosha38 chromosome 10, UCLA_HA_Equagga_1.0, whole genome shotgun sequence genome includes a region encoding these proteins:
- the KDM5C gene encoding lysine-specific demethylase 5C isoform X10, whose amino-acid sequence MEPGSDDFLPPPECPVFEPSWAEFRDPLGYIAKIRPIAEKSGICKIRPPADWQPPFAVEVDNFRFTPRIQRLNELEAQTRVKLNYLDQIAKFWEIQGSSLKIPNVERRILDLYSLSKIVVEEGGYEAICKDRRWARVAQRLNYPPGKNIGSLLRSHYERIVYPYEMYQSGANLVQCNTRPFDNEEKDKEYKPHSIPLRQSVQPSKFNSYGRRAKRLQPDPEPTEEDIEKNPELKKLQIYGAGPKMMGLGLMAKDKTLRKKDKEGPECPPTVVVKEESGSDVKVESTSPKTFLESKEELSHSPEPCTKMTMRLRRNHSNAQFIESYICRMCSRGDEDDKLLLCDGCDDNYHIFCLLPPLPEIPKGVWRCPKCVMAAGQSFGRKRRWRLSLCLHPLGASRPPGEECKRPPEAFGFEQATREYTLQSFGEMADSFKADYFNMPVHMVPTELVEKEFWRLVNSIEEDVTVEYGADIHSKEFGSGFPISDSKRHLTPEEEEYATSGWNLNVMPVLEQSVLCHINADISGMKVPWLYVGMVFSAFCWHIEDHWSYSINYLHWGEPKTWYGVPSLAAEHLEEVMKKLTPELFDSQPDLLHQLVTLMNPNTLMSHGVPVVRTNQCAGEFVITFPRAYHSGFNQGYNFAEAVNFCTADWLPAGRQCIEHYRRLRRYCVFSHEELICKMAACPEKLDLNLAAAVHKEMFIMVQEERRLRKALLEKGITEAEREAFELLPDDERQCIKCKTTCFLSALACYDCPDGLVCLSHINDLCKCSSSRQYLRYRYTLDELPAMLHKLKVRAESFDTWANKVRVALEVEDGRKRSLEELRALESEARERRFPNSELLQRLKNCLSEAEACVSRALGLVSGQEAGPHRVAGLQMTLAELRAFLDQMNNLPCAMHQIGDVKGVLEQVEAYQAEACEALASLPSSPGLLQSLLERGRQLGVEVPEAQQLQRQVEQARWLDEVKRTLAPSARRGTLAVMRGLLVAGASVAPSPAVDKARAELQELLTIAERWEEKAHLCLEARQKHPPATLEAIIHEAENIPVHLPNIQALKEALAKARAWIADVDEIQNGDHYPCLDDLEGLVAVGRDLPVGLEELRQLELQVLTAHSWREKASKTFLKKNSCYTLLEVLCPCADAGSDSTKRSRWMEKELGLYKSDTELLGLSAQDLRDPGSVIVAFREGEQKEKEGILQLRRTNSAKPSPLASSTTASSATSICVCGQVPAGVGALQCDLCQDWFHGRCVSVPRLLSSPRPSPTSSPQLAWWEWDTKFLCPLCMRSRRPRLETILALLVALQRLPVRLPEGEALQCLTERAISWQGRARQALASEDVTALLGRLAKLRQRLQAEPRHEEPPTYPSAPASDPLREGSGKDMPKVQGLLENGDSVTSPEKVAPGEGSGKRDLELLSSLLPQLTGPVLELPEATRAPLEELMLEGDLLEVTLDENHSIWQLLQAGQPPDLERIRTLLEGLSQAAIKVSAGAAVISRHDWGRISFQAHSHGCWQDSVPCSCWTEDLRFLLAVG is encoded by the exons ATGGAGCCGGGGTCCGACGACTTCCTACCGCCGCCGGAGTGCCCGGTGTTCGAGCCTAGCTGGGCCGAGTTCCGAGACCCTCTTGGCTACATCGCAAAAATCAGACCCATCGCTGAGAAGTCGGGCATTTGCAAGATCCGCCCACCCGCG GACTGGCAGCCACCCTTTGCTGTAGAAGTGGACAACTTCAGGTTTACTCCCCGAATCCAGAGGCTGAATGAACTAGAG GCCCAGACAAGAGTGAAACTGAACTACTTGGACCAGATTGCCAAATTCTGGGAAATCCAGGGCTCCTCTTTAAAGATTCCTAATGTAGAACGGCGGATCTTGGACCTCTACAGCCTCAGCAAA ATCGTGGTGGAGGAAGGTGGCTATGAAGCCATCTGCAAGGACCGTCGGTGGGCCCGGGTGGCCCAGCGCCTCAACTACCCACCAGGCAAAAACATTGGCTCCCTGCTACGCTCCCACTATGAACGCATCGTTTACCCCTATGAGATGTACCAGTCTGGAGCCAACCTGGTG CAGTGCAACACACGTCCATTTGATAATGAGGAGAAGGACAAGGAATATAAACCCCACAGCATCCCCCTTCGACAGTCTGTGCAGCCTTCTAAGTTCAACAGCTATGGCCGGCGGGCCAAGAGACTGCAGCCTGAT cCGGAACCCACAGAGGAAGACATTGAAAAGAATCCAGAGCTGAAGAAGCTACAGATCTATGGGGCAGGCCCCAAGATGATGGGCCTAGGCCTCATGGCCAAGGATAAGACTCTGCGGAAGAAAG ATAAGGAAGGGCCTGAATGTCCCCCCACCGTAGTGGTAAAGGAGGAGTCAGGCAGCGACGTGAAGGTGGAGTCAACCTCACCTAAGACCTTCCTGGAAAGCAAGGAGGAACTGAGTCACAGCCCAGAGCCCTGTACCAAGATGACCATGAGGCTGCGGAGGAACCACAGCAATGCCCAGTTT ATCGAGTCATATATATGCCGGATGTGTTCCCGAGGGGATGAGGATGACAAGCTCCTGCTGTGTGATGGCTGTGATGACAACTACCACATCTtctgcctgctgcctcctctgcctgAAATTCCCAAGGGTGTCTGGCGGTGCCCAAAGTGTGTCATGGCG GCTGGGCAGAGCTTTGGAAGAAAGAGGAGGTGGAGACTCAGCCTTTGCTTGCATCCTCTGGGAGCTTCCAGACCACCAGGGGAG GAGTGTAAGCGCCCCCCTGAAGCCTTTGGCTTTGAGCAGGCTACCCGGGAATACACTCTGCAGAGCTTTGGCGAGATGGCTGACTCCTTTAAAGCCGATTACTTCAACATGCCTGTGCAC ATGGTACCCACAGAACTTGTGGAGAAGGAGTTCTGGCGGCTAGTGAATAGCATTGAGGAGGATGTGACTGTTGAGTATGGCGCTGATATCCATTCCAAAGAATTTGGCAGCGGTTTCCCCATCAGCGACAGTAAGCGACACCTAACCCCTGAGGAGGAG GAGTATGCTACCAGTGGTTGGAACCTGAATGTGATGCCGGTGTTGGAGCAGTCCGTACTGTGCCACATCAATGCAGATATCTCCGGCATGAAGGTACCCTGGCTCTACGTGGGCATGGTCTTCTCAGCCTTTTGCTGGCATATTGAGGATCACTGGAGTTACTCCATTAACTACCTCCACTG GGGCGAGCCGAAGACCTGGTATGGGGTACCCTCGCTTGCAGCAGAACATTTGGAGGAGGTGATGAAGAAGCTGACACCCGAGCTCTTTGATAGCCAGCCTGACCTCCTGCACCAACTTGTCACCCTCATGAATCCCAACACCCTCATGTCCCATGGCGTGCCG GTTGTCCGCACAAACCAGTGTGCAGGAGAGTTCGTCATTACCTTCCCTCGTGCTTACCACAGTGGCTTTAACCAAGGCTACAACTTTGCAGAGGCCGTCAACTTTTGCACTGCTGACTGG TTGCCAGCTGGGCGCCAGTGCATTGAGCACTATCGCCGGCTGCGAAGATACTGTGTCTTCTCCCATGAGGAGCTCATCTGCAAGATGGCTGCCTGCCCAGAAAAGCTGGACCTGAATCTGGCAGCAGCTGTGCATAAGGAGATGTTCATTATGGTGCAAGAGGAGCGGCGTCTGCGAAAGGCCCTGCTGGAGAAG GGCATCACGGAAGCTGAACGAGAGGCTTTTGAGCTGCTCCCAGATGATGAGCGCCAGTGCATCAAGTGCAAGACCACGTGCTTCCTGTCCGCCCTGGCCTGCTACGACTGCCCTGACGGCCTTGTCTGCCTTTCCCACATCAATGACCTCTGCAAATGTTCCAGTAGCCGGCAGTACCTGCG GTATCGGTACACCTTGGATGAGCTCCCTGCCATGCTACATAAGCTGAAGGTTCGGGCCGAGTCCTTTGACACCTGGGCCAACAAAGTGCGAGTGGCCCTGGAGGTGGAGGATGGGCGGAAGCGCA gCCTTGAAGAGCTGAGGGCTCTAGAGTCTGAGGCCCGTGAGCGGAGGTTTCCTAACAGTGAGCTGCTGCAGCGACTGAAGAACTGCCTGAGTGAGGCGGAGGCTTGCGTGTCCCGGGCACTGGGTCTGGTCAGCGGCCAGGAAGCTGG CCCCCACAGGGTGGCTGGTCTACAAATGACCCTGGCTGAGCTCCGGGCCTTTCTGGACCAGATGAACAACCTGCCTTGTGCCATGCACCAGATTGGGGATGTCAAG GGTGTTCTGGAACAGGTGGAGGCCTACCAGGCTGAGGCCTGTGAGGCCCTGGCCTCACTACCCTCCAGTCCAGGGCTACTGCAGTCCCTGTTGGAGAGGGGGCGGCAGCTGGGGGTGGAGGTTCCTGAGGCCCAGCAGCTCCAGCGGCAGGTGGAACAGGCGCGATGGCTGGATGAGGTGAAACGCACGCTGGCTCCCTCAGCCCGAAGGGGCACCCTGGCTGTCATGCGGGGACTGTTGGTTGCGGGTGCCAGTGTAGCCCCTAGCCCTGCTGTGGATAAGGCCCGGGCTGAGCTGCAGGAGCTGCTGACCATTGCTGAACGCTGGGAGGAGAAGGCCCACCTCTGCCTGGAGGCCAG ACAGAAGCACCCACCAGCCACACTTGAGGCCATAATCCATGAGGCGGAAAACATCCCTGTTCACCTGCCCAACATCCAGGCTCTCAAGGAGGCTCTTGCTAAGGCCCGGGCCTGGATTGCTGATGTGGACGAGATCCAA AATGGTGACCACTACCCTTGCTTGGATGACTTGGAGGGCCTGGTGGCTGTGGGCCGGGACCTACCTGTGGGGTTGGAGGAGCTGAGACAGCTAGAGCTGCAGGTACTGACTGCACACTCCTGGAGGGAGAAGGCATCCAAGACTTTCCTCAAGAAGAATTCTTGCTACACACTGCTGGAG GTGCTCTGCCCGTGTGCAGATGCTGGCTCAGACAGCACCAAGCGCAGCCGGTGGATGGAGAAGGAGCTGGGGTTGTACAAATCTGACACAGAGCTGCTGGGGCTGTCTGCACAGgacctcagggacccaggctctgtG ATCGTGGCCTTCAGGGAGggagaacagaaggagaaggagggtaTCCTGCAGCTGCGTCGCACCAACTCCGCCAAGCCCAGTCCACTGGCATCATCGACCACAGCCTCCTCTGCAACCTCCATCTGTGTGTGTGGGCAGGTGCCGGCAGGGGTGGGAGCTCTGCAGTGTGACCTATGTCAGGACTGGTTCCATGGGCGATGTGTGTCGGTACCCCGCCTCCTCAGCTCCCCGAGGCCTAGTCCCACCTCATCCCCACAGCTGGCCTGGTGGGAGTGGGACACCAAATTCTTGTGTCCGCTGTGCATGCGCTCACGGCGCCCGCGCCTGGAGACCATCCTGGCACTGCTGGTAGCCCTGCAGAGACTGCCTGTGCGGCTGCCCGAGGGCGAGGCCTTACAGTGCCTCACAGAGAGGGCCATCAGCTGGCAAGGCCGTGCCAGACAGGCTCTGGCCTCTGAGGATGTGACTGCTCTGTTGGGACGGCTGGCCAAGCTTCGCCAGCGGCTGCAGGCTGAACCCAGGCATGAGGAGCCCCCTACCTACCCTTCAGCCCCTGCCTCTGACCCTCTCAGAGAAGGCAGTGGCAAGGATATGCCTAAG GTTCAAGGGTTGCTGGAAAATGGAGACAGTGTGACCAGCCCTGAGAAGGTAGCCCCGGGGGAGGGCTCAGGTAAGAGAG ACCTGGAGCTGCTGTCCTCGCTGTTGCCACAGTTGACTGGCCCTGTGTTAGAGCTGCCTGAGGCAACCCGGGCCCCCCTGGAGGAACTCATGTTGGAGGGAGACCTGCTTGAGGTAACCCTGGATGAGAACCACAGCATCTGGCAGCTGCTGCAGGCTGGGCAGCCTCCAGACCTGGAGCGGATCCGCACGCttctggag